The stretch of DNA ggaaaaagaatttttcattaaaaaaaaaaaaatagttgtgatcttgtgagctagtctgaagaacaaagcttggttacAGATTCCTCTTGGACTTccccagccagcacagtgtgtatgtgttcaaaTACAGAGAGTGATACtttatataaatacactatatgtccaaatgtttgtggacaccccgtctaatgaatgcattcagctgcaaatgcacacacagcttgtctggtccctgtactGCCAATAtgataggactctctggagcagatcaacatgaacctattggcgccatgcctaatgccaggcgtgggctagaggggctaGAGAATTTAACTAAATGTgaattgagctgtgttctctggaatgatggtggtccatccaatccttttgggatgagctggggagttaaggatgaggtggacagtagagacagttatgccaataaaatcagaataaactctatttaaatacccttgatttcagaagaaacaatgaatgtgcaggtgtctcaatacttttgcccatatagtgcatttattatattatatactgtatgtgtgtaataatgactaataatgtaataatgtcaGGTACCGGGTTGATGACGACCAGGTTGCCATCATAGGTCCATGTGCCGAGCTTCATGCTGCAGTTCTGCAGGTCGAAGGGGAAATAAAGCACCACGATCTCACAGTAGCTCTTAAAAATAGCTGGAGGATTCCATGTGATCATCCCAGTATGATCCAGCAAAACCTTAGTCTCATGCACAATGGCAAAGTCTCCATcagcactgcacacacacaagcaaataCATTagatttatattaaatatgtttatgtaaACATACTCCATACAGCACacagttgtggtcagaggtTTACATGCATTCATCATAAACATAAATGTCATGgtaatattgggctttcaaagattttttaaaactttttctAGGGCATAATGGCTGACAACCTACATATTTAATAGACATAAACAAATATTTGGTGCAtaagttttaatgttttgaagGTTCAAATTAGGAGCTACATTAGAACCAATTTACTGGGGCATGTGGCCCCCTAAAATCGAAGGCGGTAAAAAGTCAATTTTATCCTAaattgctgagcagaactacaggacacgCCTTGCAAATTCACCAGAGGCACtccatttcccataatgcccaaGCGTCTACTCAAAATCTTGAGCAGCTAATGCTTTCAGTAACAGGCAGTTATATGGAGCAATGGAGAGTATGGAAATTGaaaattcatatatatttaaaagaagGTCATCCACGCAACAGACAGAGCAATGATAGCTCATATGCATCAGTTACGTTAGCATAGGCTTCTATTTATGCTGGTAAAAGGGGCATTGATAACACAAGCTTGCAAAATGAGAGTTGTGTATAGTTCACATACAGCTTTATGCCACAAAGGAATGCATGTCTTGGACAGTAATATCAATGTactgtaatgtaataataactaatatgaTTGttctaaaattattattaaaatcatttttaactagtaatattattatgcAAGCAGGGGGTACAGATGTAGCCCTCTAAAGTCTGTGTGTGCTCCTGTACAACAAGTAGTCTAGAAATGCCCCTGTTTCACATTAAGTCCTATCCTAGTAAAGTAGCAGTACAGAATTTCAGACAGTGTGGAACACATACTTACTTGTTATAAAGCACTAAATCTGGTTTCCAAATGTCAGTGGAGGGAATCCGGATCTTTTTGATCCCGCCATAGTCGTCTGGGTTCCACTGCAAATTCACATCCTTCCATTCCTGAACATGTCGAGGGGGTAAAATGTTGGTTCtgttaatacataaacattctTAAAACTGTTACAGCTAACCCATCCGTCCATTAcaggttatttatttaataaaaaaaaattatatctcAAGCTCAAATACTCAAATACAAATACTGTGTCCCACACTGTCCTacaacatttaaagcaacattatgtagcagttgtactttaaaatagaaaaatcatgctgatgctccactgactgtaacagggagaatgacGTCTCAGTCATTGCCACTTTGGGccagaacgctgctactgctactgcactgaggtactttggtggagctgcacgagaTCTTACATAAGAACTGCGCAATGCTGcgtaacctgagtcatatttgtataaaatcctAATCCTTGTTCTACCACCTCAGCTTATCAACAAATgtatgtgtacagctgtccaggAGGGAAAGCTCAAATCAtgattttttgtatttatggcagtggtGTAAACGTAATTCACACTCTCCAACAGTAGGGGGAACCAATGAGGAAATATACCAATTCTCacgtaatgctgctttaagcctAAATACACAGCAGTTGAATTAGTTACTAAAGTGTGATGGTGAGTTCAGTTATTATCTACTACAGTGACTCTCATTAGCACTCACTAACAGAAAGCCAAACCTGTTTCAGGCGCACGTTGCTGGTGACAATCTGATTAACTTCATcctgagaaagacagacagacagacagacagagtaaaaaagttgaaaaataaaacatgaattttGAATGTagaacaaaagacagaaaaagagaaagccaGAGAACTGTATCCATATTTACCACACTGATGAGCTGAATCAGCTGCAGTCCTACAGTCACTACCACAGCCTCGTTGAAGTGGCTTACAGGTCGAACCACCTTGTTATAGCCTTTAAACAGATCTTTCACCAGTTTTGTCTCATCAGAGGAGCACagacctggacctggacctggacacaaaatacattttatgtatGAAGACGAATAGTTATTTGTAACAGATATATGAAAGATAGTGGTCTAAAGCAGTAATTGGTCTATGGCTAAAAGGTGTATGGTCCTAACATGTCCATGGCACTAATCAGTCTATGGCCAATTGCTAGGGTGCTAACATATTTAGCAATAACAGGTCTGTGGAGCTAAAAGGTTTATGGCACTAACAGGTCTATGGCTAATGGGGCTATGGTGCTAATGACTTATTGCTAACATGTCTATGGCACTAACAGGCCTAGGGCACTAACAGGTTTATTGCAGGGACATGGCGGTCTATGGCTAGTGGGATTATGGCACTAAGTGTGTTATGGATACCAGGGCTATGGCACTAAATGGGTTATAGCAGTAACGGATATGTGGTTTACAGGTGTATGGCACTGATGTGgttatagtaataatatatcTATGGTACAAGTAATGAGGATACTGGATCAACAGGCACATCTATGGCACTAATAAGCCGATGGCACCCCTAATCCTGctatggtgccaacaggtttatgGCGAAAAGGTCTACTAAGAAGGCTGTGCCACAAACAAGTCTGTGGTACTAACAGATTTATGATTATAGATCTATGTCATTAATGGTGCAGTGGTATGCTGCACGTATCAAACAAtttcctgacacacacacacacctagttTTAGATATGCATCACTATAGCTCTGAGTATAATTCCCTGTCGGCCCGACAAGGGcaaaattacagacacacatatacacaaacattCTGCTGCTCAGGGGATTAGTCCTGATGGAGACAGGCAACTGCACTTGATGCATAGCTACTCACACACGCCACTTGACCTCCTAAAGGAGACACTGtgacatctcacacacacatacaatcaaTCTATGACAGATGAAGTATGCGTGCGATCTGTCTCTTGGCTGAATTTAGGTAAACAAGCTTCGGCTTCAAAAAAGAGCATGGGCACGCATCTCAACCAATGCCTTCAACCCACCAGGTCCCAGGTTCCCTGACCAAAACCACTGCCTCGGACCACCATGAATGCTAGTAATATCGGTAGcattaaaaacttaaaaactaGCAAACATgatatcatatatatttaaatactaagactattttttattttgatgatCTGGTGATCCTTACCCTTCATAATCTGAGTACAAAACATGTGACTgatatatgcacatatttaaatgtaaaggttaaaGGTTAGGAAAAGTGCCTGGGTGGATCAACATCCTGCGTTGGGCCTCCAAAAGGCAGGGGATGTCTTAATGCATAGATGATCTGCATTTACACTGGTATTGTGTGTCTGAGTGTCAGTGTCTGTTCAGTTCATGGGAAGGGGTCCTCAGGGGCCACACAGGACCACAGTCTGTCCCTGGTCAGAGGTGACACATGCATGAAGGCAGGCTTCCAGGATTATGACCCGCGACTACTGATCTCTCCCTTTCCCCCAAACGAGGTGTCGTTTCCGTTACTGCAGCTCAGGTTGCAGCCCCCTCTCCACCCAGCACGAGCCCCAAAGAACGGGGATCTTCCTGATCTGCAGGTCTGCAGGTCTGCAGGTCTGCCGGCTCTCCAGCAGCCAGACAGTAGAGCCAGACGGCCTGTTACAACTGTGTGTAAAAACCTTGTGTTACAAAGAAATACTAAAAGTCCCCAAACGGCCCGTGCTGTAACCTGAATTAGAAACAGCAGCCACGCGGCTGCACATGCACCTGTCAATCACAGCGCATTCCTGCGACGGCTCAGCTATCTGGAGGAGTGTTAAAAACTTAACACAGCATTTAGTCACATTTGAGCATCTCAGGGTCATTATTCTGAATCTAATAGATCAAAATAAAGCTCTACTGATTCATTAATATGTTCGATACGGTGATCAACACGGTGAATGTTTGTctacagtgtaaacacacacgtaAAATACACTACAGCTGTGtcaattttaaaatatatacataaataatgtTAACTGGTACTAATAAGGTTACCATGACATGTCTGTTcattatagatatagatatagctATATACCAATTACCTCAATAACTAGAGTCAAGCAGCTACTCACCAAACAGAGCCAGAAGTACCCCAACAAGATGAGAGAGGACTGAACGCTTCATATTCTGGCTGCGGTCGAAAATcttcattaattaaaaatatatattctttaATTTACTTCTCTGCAAAAATCgcaaccttaatgaagacctagcGATGGTTTTTCTGAAGCATTAGCGACTTTAGCAAACCCCTTTAAGGAGGAGCAGGGCGGGGCGGGGCGTgaactggactgaactgaatCGACGGTAGATTCAGATTACCCAAACGACTCCTTCGAACTGCACGTTTCAATGAACGGGGCATTCGATTCAATGAATCATTTGCGTACAGGGCGAGGCAGGGTGGAACATTAaaaaagtgtatgtgtgtgtgtgtgtgtgtgtgtgttgggggggggtggcAAGGGGGGTCAGCTTTATTCACATATAATCCATATACAGTTACATTCAAGATAGCTACTGCTTTACGTCGATTTAAACCAAAACTATCATGTTTTAATCCAGTTTCtacttttttaaacaaggaACTGATAGGAAGGAGCAGGACAGTCTAGAGAGGAACAAAAGAAACCCAAGAGTGTCCTATGAAGTTTATCTGTGAAACGTTACGTGGTTTTATGATATTTGTAAGCTTCGGACCTTCCGGAACGAATCGATTCAAAACAAATCGACTCGTGCTTGAAGTGCGTGTGACAGGCGTGCGCGGGGCAGCCCCCAcctcatttattaattatagaCCCCCAATCTGATACGAGCTCCCAGATACACACCTAATACTGAGAACATACTGCTGGGATAAACACCAGCACGTGGCTGGCGCTGTTTGGTTTGTCATTTGGGTCCAGAACACATGCAGGATACCTTAAAAAGGAGTTGTAAGCCTTCAGGGGTCATTTGCCAACCTCGGCATCTCTTGTACCAGATGTCATATGGGGAATTTGTAACAAAtggccagcacacacacactaccagaAATGGCATATTAACACACATTGAGAAGCTCTCAGGAGTACTGGCTTATTATAAACTTCACACAGTAAGTTATAATAAACAGACTGGATCTAAACTCTGCACAGTCTCCTAAATCAAGACCTTACTACAGGGTTCTTCTAGCAGTCCTGGAAAGCCAGTGTTTAGCAGTTTAGTCCCCACAGCCTTAGAACAGCTGCTGAACCATGCTAAACATTGGCACTCCAGCACCAGGACCTAAGAGACCCCACTCTAGAACCAAATGTTTAGGCCATCCTCCTAAAGACCTACCTTTCTTCCAACCCTAATTGATCCCAGTCACTCATTATTGCCCTCATAAGTCTCATAAGTGTTTGATTTGGCTTGGCAATAAGAAGAGTGCACTTAGAACATGgctttagtattttttttttttttaagaaaggtAGCAAACTAGCTATTTTCATCTACCCTAAATTAATGCACATTAATACCAGTTTACTCTCAAAGCCTGGTATCTGCAAGCAGACAGCCTTGCACTAAAAAAGCTGAATGACATCTGGCCAGACTAAACAAGCATCAAAAGCAAGCAAGAGCAACGCTAATTTAACTAGGCTTCAAGGCTACCCTAACCCTTATTACTGTGCATGCAATTCTTGTATCTTACAGGAATCAAAAGAAACACTTCCATTAaggaatgaataaaaaaataaacctcaaacattttaaatagtgaaatacaTGTGTTTTAATCGTGTATTCGGATACATTTTTACACGTTCTTCCATTTAGTCCGTCAGCCTTCCACAAAAACTTGGAAAAATGTACAACTGTCATGACACCAAACACAGAACTTTCGTTGGCCAGTGTAAGACGCGTGTCGTCACAGCGGGGATGGAGGACGGAGGCAGACTTTACATGGCGAACAGGATGAGGAAAGCAACCATCAAACAGAACAGACCCATGGCCTCAGACAGGGCAAAGCCCAGGATAGCATAGGAgaacagctgctgcttcagagagggattcctGCAGGGAACAAAGAGCATGAGAACATTTGACAAGTGCTTGAGATGCTTCAAATGGTAGCCAACCAGCATGAATAAGGATGCCTGGATTTGTACGGTGCCATGTTTGTGGCCAGCTCTTCACAACCAATTACACTAGACCATAGATTACATCCCATCATAAGACCAACACCAGAGAGCACCACTACAACCTGATCCCCTATATGCCTAGTCACTTTGACTAGTATCTGAATTGCAAcctaagattttagccacacatttacactgggtagtcaaaaTGCAAATCTGCTCATTACATAGcaattactggtgttttgggtgTGAAAAAGTCTTTAAGACAATGATGTGTTTATATTGCTATAACACGTGGCTCAAAAGTATCTTAGACCACCTCCTGAAATGGATAGAGCGATGGGATATCCGTTTTAACTGCGTCTTGGGAGCTTTTTTATCGTCCAGATATAACCCTAATACTCAAGATGCATTAAGGgatcaggtgtaaacagggtctctGGCCATCAAGCATTGACCTACACATATCTTAGGTCAGAGAAAAGCAAAACTAAAGCTAAGCAATCTGACAAATCTGGGCACAACCGAGTAGAGTTCCTCAAACTTCCACTGGTGGATCACTGCAAATAAATTGCTAACGCAACGTAGTTTGTGCACAACAGCAAGCTAACATGCACATGACTTTTCCCCCCTTGTTTAGAATCTTCCTTCTAAACAAGGTGCTTTGATGTCCTGATCTAGGGATTAGCCTCCGATCTCGACTCAGATTTCAAGGAACAGTTTCCAGCTCAAACTGTTCCCAAGCTGCAGCGATGTGCTATAGTGCAGCAACCAAATCCAAGCCCTTCTTGTCAGCCAATTCATATTTGAGAAGCATTTCAAGCTTAAAGGACCAGATTTGTGCTAAAGCTAAGTTTATTCTTTGTAAAGCCTGACTTGTTAAACATAGCTACTGTAGCTGTCGTAGGTTGTTACTGTCGCGTACCTTGCGTATCCAATGATGAGACTGCCGAACACTGTTCCGATTCCGGCTCCTGATCCGGCCACACCCACAGTGGCGGCCCCAGCGCCAATGAACTTGGCGGCTGTGTCGATGTCACGGCTCACTGCGCTTGTCTGGAAACCCCTCAGTGCAACCTGGGACAGGGTGCTCTGTGGCAGGACAACTGGGCTAGTCTAGTGGATAAGGAGAAAGTAGTATGAATGAATGCTCCAAAtggaaatgtataaaaataagtgAACAACTGGGACATTAAagtactgcactgtattaaACTACTGTACAGCTCAGATTATGAATAGCATGTTGCATCTTGTGGTCAGTGCATTAGTTTAAATTATTTGGACACTAATTCAAATGCTTTAATTTGTACAACTTCCCCCAATCCTGAAATGGAAACATTTACATATTAAGCACAATTCTGCAATACAATTCTGCATCAAATCAATCCTTGCTGAAGAGCATTACAATTGAAATAGtacccccctccctcttcaTAATTGCCAATGTCACTAGTCTATAGTCTAAAACACTAGTCTATAATCCTGAGCAGTTACTGAAGAGAAACATCTCTGGTACAAATCATTAATTCAGCCACTCATTTTTCACTGAAATGAGTTACTGCTAAATCAGACCAAAATCCAATTGGCTGGCATTGGTATTCTAATCCCAATCCTCGACTGAGTCAAACAGGTGAAAACGGGGACAGAGACATCTCTAGACACGTACAAAAAGTAAGAAGTGACCCACAAAAGCACAAACAAACCACAGACCACAACCTAGCAGCTATTTGATGACAAACCGAGACCTGAACTCACCTCTGCAGACTTGACATCTGGCCTGGACAgcacagaggcagagaggggtCTGTAAAGCGCCCTTGAGCCAGAGCGAACCTGAAAAACAAAGGACACGGTTATCTGTCAGCTGTAAAAGCACATTAGTGACTTATAAGGCAGGGTCAGCCTGATGTATAGCAACTCTTAATGCCTCTTAATACAAGAGCATAGCCAGGTGGGCAGGACCCCTGCCCTAACTGCAGCTAAAAGACTTCCAGTTTAACCAAAGTCGGCTTCAATCCTGCCTGCCTTGGATTTATAAGACATCTAGCTAAATCAGGACAGATTTGCTCATCATGTCTGAAGGCAAGCAGATGATGCAGGCACGCCCTCAGCGCCTTCAGCTAGCCTAGGTAGCACTAGCTATACTGTGCAGAggacgttagctagctaacaaatgTCAGAGGCCTGAATTTAACAGGCCTTACTCGCAGTTTGTCCACATAAACGACACCTGTGTTAAGAGTAAGTGTGTTTTAGGGTTACATTTCCTCTAATAATGCAGCAGTGTGGCACCGCTGTCGGTATGAGAAGATGACCTTGAGTGAGGAAAGGCACTTcatacattagcattagcaacacagctagctagctaacacaacTGGCACAGAACTAGAGCTGTCTGGCAAGAGAGGGGCATAAAACCTTGCTCACCCAGAcacataaatgaaaaaaatatatagtggTGCACTAAATGCCTAAAAGATaacaataatgacaataataaagaACACAACCTAGCATAGCTGCAGGACAGCACCTCAAGTTCACCGGGCCTTTTCTGCACACTGAATTAAGACTAGCTCAGCCAAACACTACTGCCTAACTAGTGgatatttaaaatacaaaaatacaagcTTAATAAAAACGTAAATTACCAGTGCAGGCGTAGACACGAACTTAGCGCAGGCGTACATTTTCAGTAGCTAGATCTCGCCGACCGCTTCACTCAAACTCGGGCGGGATGAGCCGGATCACTGCGGGCAAACCGAACAGGTTAAGGTCAGTGAAATATCTCAGCACAAACGCACAAACCTGCGGCTAATAAGAGCCTCCGCAACGCAGCACAGTCGGGCAGAATTTAAAAAGACTGAAGAGACGACTCGAGAGAGCGTTAAGCGTTAAGATGACAGTAGATTGTGAAGCCTGAGAGCCGGTTAGAGCTCTCCTTCACTTACCGGGCTGCAGAGGTCGAAGCGCTGAGGAGCCGCTGCGCATGCGCCCCATCCCATTTAAGGGAAACCTCCCGGATGCTGGCGCTGCGTCATTCAAAGTCACGATGGACGAAAGGGAGACTCGCTCAGTGACCTGAATGGAGGTTCAGCTCACATTGTCTTAATGTAATTAACCCGTTTACGCtaaaatttattaattttattttataaaaataaaataaaaatactattgGTCTATATGATAATTAGCCATGTAGCTTGACTGATTTGATGTTTGGTCTTCAGATTTGTGCTCAAGGAAACTTCCAGATTTACAGATATGAACATTAACCtctttttataatttataaaacacatataataataataaagttaaataaataaagtgtaccATAAAACAGTTGTCACAAGGGatttaaaaatgacttttataTTGTAGTCAGGGAACAACACCATGCAGTGTGGGGGACTATTAGTGCATTCATTCTGAAATGTTGTATAGAACCtgtatagaaatatataaataattagtagAAATCTAAAACAAAATATGAACACAATTTTGACAAGTGCAACTACAAACTGCAGTGCATAAACTAGTACAACGTCACTGGATATCATCATCCAAGGTCGAATAAAAGTGCACAGTAAATTGTGAAAATGGCAGTTTCCAGTGTGCTTAGTTTATTTACTCCCATTGTATACATTACAGTACCACTGCTGCAAGCTGGTGCCAAATGGcaacaaatatattttgcaattttacattttttcataTAAACTTGATATAATCTAACCTTGCTTTTCTGAAACAATAAATTATGTCCAACCAAttgttttacaatatttttcaaTAAAGttgtatatacatatagtaATTATACACACATTTTCAGAGTGCTTCTAATGTTCAACCATGCCACATGgtatggaacacacacacacaaaaaaattatGACACTTTGGCAAAGAAATGACCATAAAGACATAAAGCAATAAATGGCTTTAATGATCAAATATAGTCCATACACCACTttatattggcaatgcttttcctCAAATGCTTAGTAAATTCAAACTTCCCAAAGCAAGGTTTAGTTATAGATTGTCTAATAAAAAAGGACAACACTAATAATTTTATCCTCTTCTTTTGTACacttattttcttcttttctgtACCTGCATTTGTCTGTATGTTGTTTGTATTATCACTTAAGAATACAATTAAACTGTTCACAATAAGCATGATAAGCCATTAATCAACTAACTTGGCCCAAGAGGACCTTTTTATAAGATGCTTAGTTTATTAGGCATCATTGCAAGTTCAGCACaatcacataaacacacatacaaaagtAGTTACAGTCATTATGGACAACAACATATTTTCATACTGGCATCCCAGTGTAATAATCCTTTATCTTAAGCACAAACGCATGAAAAAAATAGTCTATTTCCCAAGATGTTGATCTTAGATCAGCTACTTCATCAATACAGCTGTTTTCATCATACTGTGATAGACAAATCTTACCGTTTAAACATCCTCTTACTGTCATCATTACATCATTACACAACACCTTTCTGTTTTaaacctaatggtgatgaatcATTTAGGCACCAAAGAAAGGCTGGTTCCACTGGAGCTGACCAGGATCAGACACTGCATAAAGTAGGTATTGAAGGTGTCTTTTAGGTTTGCTTGGGTGCCATCCCAAAACCCTCAGAAAACCTTGTTGATTGTGTGCTTTCAAATATTTCACAATGTCTGCCTCCCTCTTAGTATGATTCAAAGTTTCCCAACATTGATATGCTCTGACTGTCCCCTCCTACAGCCTAAACTGGATGATGGTCAAATTCAGTATAAAGCAGAAGCGAACACTGCTGTGAGTTCCACATACACTAACTCAGAGTTGAAGAGCAGAGCTGTACTGAACAGCACTGATGCTTCTTTTCCTTCTCCCACCATCTCTGTCCCTGGCCAATCGAAGCCAGTTCTTGATAAGGTTGCCAATCTTGTCATCTGTGGCGTTGCTGAAGTTAACCCTGGCAGCTCCTGGGAGACAACAATGGGACACCAAAACTAGAAACTGCATACTTGAGTGTACAGTGAGTGTCATTAAAACTGGACGCTATgcaaaaaagatatatatagaaaagtaaatataagtaatatatatatatatatatatatatatatatatatatatatatatatatatatatatatataaattcacaTTTTAAGATTTAGCTTAGTCCTAGATGGATGTTTTTTATTTGCTAAATTTGtaacttattttatttagtgaaaGTGTTTTTCACTAAttctacttaaataaaatatattaaaacatataCATTCTAATATTTAGTAAGATATTATGTAAGATACAATGCAGAATAACAAAATGATAATAGGAGGGAACTGCTGTTATCTTTTACAGAATGATGAAAATACAATATAACACAACATGCAGGCcttattattgttgttgatcTGTGATTCTTCTGGCTCTAATtcattgtaataaatatattatgaaGATGtggtttatttgtgtttttaaataaacgTCTCAAATAAATCAGACCTGAATGTAACAgtatattaaagcagcattatgcaaagaATTAGCAtttcctgctcctgggctcccccgaCAGCCAAGAAGTGGAATTCATACTtggagccaccactaaagggcATGCATAACATGCATTTTTTGAGAAGCTGAGAGATAAAGAACTGTTGCTGAAAGTGAAAGTAGCATGTAATATTACAGGAATTTACACAAATGTGTCTGGAGTTACGCATAATTACACAGTTCTCATGAGCGTTCTACTCAGTTGTACATGTATCGTGCAGTTTCTGGTGTGCTTAGCCTGGAGTCGCAACGGTAGATACACTGTTCTACCTTTTAGtagagtcagtggagcatcaatatcattttaaagctgctattgTAAGGTAAagatgctacataatgctgctttaatgacaTATAttgatacaataataataattatataacaaAAATGACTCATACAATTATTTGTATAGGCTCAAGCCTATTCCATTATGAAAAAGCAAATTACTTACTACAGATTAGACCTTGCAGGGCCAACCCACTGAAGGCTCTCTTCACACCCCCTCGTCCGGCCCAGTTATAATGACATGCCAGTGCGTTGGTCATCACTGTTTGTAACAGCCTCCACACCGTGTTCCTCAGGTCAGCTCCACCAATCAAAGACAACCTCCTGCACTAAAGTAGATTCCTACACTGTTCAATCGATTCGGATGTAAATACCCTCAAATTAAAACTGACCTGACTGTACGTGCAATAATCACTTGCCAAAACTTAAAACAGACAGGCTGTACAGGGCTGTAGAATAAAACCCAAAGTGAGACAGTCCAAAAtatgaaattacatttttaatttctaaTTCCAAATAGATTAAACTACTTCATATAAACAAAATAGTGTGTAATTATCAATAACaaccataaatacaaatcaaacTCACAGTGACCTCTTTGGCTAGCCACTGTTGCTCAACATGCTGCCAGTAACCTCACCAAAAGCTTGTTGTAGGTCTCATCTTGCAGTTTTTGTTCCAGCATCTCCATATCCTCAAATGTCCGCAGGGGCAAACCAGCCTGGACATCTTCCTCGTCCTCCTCATCGCTCAGCAGAGAGCTGTTCTGCAGGAGCAGCATGTCCACCTTCCGGTTCAGGTCAGATACCTGACTCTTCAACTGTTCCACACATGTAAGCACCTG from Salminus brasiliensis chromosome 7, fSalBra1.hap2, whole genome shotgun sequence encodes:
- the atp5mc3b gene encoding ATP synthase membrane subunit c locus 3b gives rise to the protein MYACAKFVSTPALVRSGSRALYRPLSASVLSRPDVKSAETSPVVLPQSTLSQVALRGFQTSAVSRDIDTAAKFIGAGAATVGVAGSGAGIGTVFGSLIIGYARNPSLKQQLFSYAILGFALSEAMGLFCLMVAFLILFAM
- the LOC140559383 gene encoding uncharacterized protein — its product is MSLAKLSRINRKRRIQRKVEQQLQDIGRRLCASPGSSQKEESEALSAAQNPESPASQTAFLAQSGLGASQEPQVAAYFREALIQVLTCVEQLKSQVSDLNRKVDMLLLQNSSLLSDEEDEEDVQAGLPLRTFEDMEMLEQKLQDETYNKLLCRRLSLIGGADLRNTVWRLLQTVMTNALACHYNWAGRGGVKRAFSGLALQGLICRAARVNFSNATDDKIGNLIKNWLRLARDRDGGRRKRSISAVQYSSALQL